In one window of Bifidobacterium sp. WK041_4_12 DNA:
- the ruvA gene encoding Holliday junction branch migration protein RuvA: protein MIGMLRGNVLAVESDSMLLDVNGIGFDIRMPKSDLSTLRANQSCSVHTVMNVSQDAVTLFGFSASGSKELFLQLQKASGIGPKVALSILSTLNPKQLIKAIADGDSAALARAPGLGKKGAQKIILELSGKVELPSATSSEQAEHRDAGSEQVVQGLISLGWQEKEARQAVRNVCEREHIEEPIGEQDISNILRMALTSLDKGR, encoded by the coding sequence ATGATTGGCATGTTACGAGGTAATGTGTTGGCCGTCGAGTCAGATTCGATGCTGTTGGATGTCAACGGCATAGGCTTTGACATCCGCATGCCCAAGTCCGATCTATCGACATTGCGCGCAAACCAATCCTGCAGCGTGCATACCGTCATGAACGTCTCACAGGATGCCGTGACCTTGTTCGGTTTTTCGGCATCGGGGTCCAAGGAACTGTTCTTGCAGCTTCAGAAGGCAAGCGGCATTGGCCCCAAGGTGGCCCTCTCCATTCTGTCCACGCTCAATCCCAAACAATTGATCAAGGCCATAGCCGATGGCGATTCAGCCGCACTGGCGCGCGCCCCGGGACTGGGCAAGAAGGGCGCGCAGAAGATAATCCTCGAACTATCCGGCAAGGTGGAACTGCCCAGTGCAACGTCTTCGGAGCAGGCCGAGCATCGAGACGCGGGATCTGAACAGGTGGTGCAGGGGCTCATATCACTCGGATGGCAGGAGAAAGAGGCTCGTCAGGCTGTGCGCAATGTCTGTGAGCGCGAGCATATCGAAGAACCCATCGGAGAGCAGGACATATCGAATATCTTGAGAATGGCATTGACCTCCCTCGATAAAGGACGCTGA
- a CDS encoding aspartate aminotransferase family protein — translation MNQRIYLQLEFRTRLRGSSSIIRRRIATLGAYSPLFYREPLEIVSAEGVWMHDAKGDRYLDAYNNVPHVGHSNERVRLAVSQALSSVNVNSRYITRMPIDYAERLLALFPKQLDRMFFVNSGSEANELALRIARQKTGNRGIIVSDFSYHGNTTALAEMTTGLTVHETLGSHVRAITIPDLGTCVEAKDQRDLTAHALESVDQAIASLQSEGYGVAAVIIDPIFSTEGMPTPGQEFISGLVDRVHKAGGMYIADEVQSGFGRTGLHMWGFQHFHRLPDIVTLGKPMGNGLPIGAVIAEGEIINHFAAENQYFNTFATTPASCSAAMAVLDEMEDKTLMGNAAVVGAYLKHRLESLRTHHDEIHSIRGSGLYIGIELSYEGEALGKYAADIVEGMKSLKVLHSRIGRYDNILKIRPPLVFSQEHADMFCTNLDIALHQGRCQ, via the coding sequence ATGAACCAACGGATATACCTTCAGCTGGAGTTCCGCACAAGGCTCAGGGGGAGTTCTTCAATCATCAGAAGAAGAATTGCAACGTTGGGGGCATATTCGCCACTGTTCTATCGTGAGCCACTGGAAATAGTCAGCGCTGAAGGCGTATGGATGCATGATGCCAAGGGAGATCGTTATCTCGACGCGTACAACAATGTACCTCATGTGGGGCACAGCAACGAACGTGTACGCCTTGCAGTGTCACAGGCACTGTCCTCGGTAAATGTGAATAGCAGATATATTACGAGAATGCCAATCGACTATGCAGAGCGCCTGCTGGCATTGTTTCCCAAACAGCTTGATCGCATGTTCTTCGTGAATTCAGGGTCGGAAGCCAATGAGCTCGCCCTACGAATCGCACGTCAGAAAACGGGAAACCGAGGAATCATAGTATCCGACTTCTCATACCATGGCAACACCACAGCACTGGCTGAAATGACCACCGGTCTCACCGTGCATGAGACCCTCGGCAGCCATGTTCGAGCAATCACCATTCCCGATCTCGGCACATGTGTCGAAGCGAAGGATCAGCGTGATCTCACGGCACACGCATTGGAATCAGTCGATCAAGCCATAGCATCCTTGCAAAGTGAGGGATATGGTGTTGCAGCGGTTATCATCGATCCCATATTTTCCACAGAAGGCATGCCAACTCCGGGACAGGAGTTCATCAGCGGACTTGTGGACAGAGTGCATAAGGCTGGCGGCATGTATATTGCCGATGAGGTGCAGTCAGGTTTTGGAAGAACAGGATTGCACATGTGGGGTTTCCAACATTTCCACAGACTCCCTGACATCGTCACTCTGGGCAAACCCATGGGCAACGGGTTACCTATCGGCGCTGTTATCGCCGAAGGCGAGATCATCAATCATTTTGCTGCAGAAAACCAATATTTCAATACCTTTGCAACCACCCCGGCATCATGTTCTGCGGCCATGGCGGTGTTGGACGAAATGGAAGACAAGACACTCATGGGCAATGCTGCGGTGGTGGGCGCATACCTCAAGCACAGGCTGGAAAGTTTGCGCACACACCATGATGAAATCCATAGCATCCGCGGAAGTGGATTATATATCGGCATCGAGCTGTCATATGAAGGGGAGGCGCTGGGGAAATATGCTGCCGATATAGTCGAAGGCATGAAATCCTTGAAAGTGCTGCACAGTCGGATAGGCAGATATGACAATATTCTGAAAATTCGACCGCCTCTCGTGTTCTCGCAGGAACACGCTGATATGTTCTGCACAAACCTTGACATCGCACTCCATCAGGGCCGCTGCCAATGA
- a CDS encoding phosphatidylinositol mannoside acyltransferase, with product MLNTALNLTFRYASHIPESLLRLLFSFAASLAWFFHIGGTAQLEKNLKRVLLHRDGKADHIEIRRLSLLAMRSYFAYFAEAMTVGARTAEQLHARIRGTGEGFAPIRRECMKGSALLAMGHQGNWDYAGFWAHDAIAPVTTVAERLSDEQLLQSFVDIRESLGMSILLTGEKNLTERLEAVLDEPHSIVPLLADRDLGRHGEFVEAFGSVIRVAPGPAVIALKRQKPLYVVNMHREMLSGARRKKAGVRFGYVCQISAPIDIQPFANMPESQAIHALSQRWVDVWAQGIAEHPEDWHMLQPIFLEDLDMSRMHDVPESIQAMSAASHRM from the coding sequence ATGCTCAACACAGCTCTCAATCTCACATTTCGATACGCGTCTCATATCCCGGAATCTTTGCTGCGTCTGCTTTTCAGCTTCGCTGCTTCTCTCGCCTGGTTCTTCCATATTGGAGGCACAGCTCAGCTCGAAAAGAATCTCAAGCGCGTGCTGCTCCACCGAGACGGCAAGGCAGATCACATCGAGATTCGGCGTCTGTCATTGTTGGCCATGCGCTCCTACTTTGCCTATTTCGCAGAGGCAATGACCGTAGGAGCTCGCACCGCAGAACAGCTCCATGCCAGAATTCGTGGGACGGGCGAAGGCTTTGCACCGATACGCCGGGAGTGCATGAAAGGTTCCGCCCTGCTTGCGATGGGGCATCAAGGCAACTGGGACTATGCAGGTTTCTGGGCGCATGATGCCATAGCGCCGGTAACCACTGTCGCCGAACGGCTGTCCGATGAACAACTGCTGCAATCCTTCGTGGACATACGCGAATCTCTGGGCATGTCGATCCTTCTGACGGGCGAGAAGAATCTCACTGAACGATTGGAGGCGGTTCTGGACGAACCGCACAGCATCGTTCCCCTTCTTGCAGATCGCGATCTCGGCAGGCATGGTGAATTTGTAGAGGCTTTCGGTTCGGTTATCAGAGTGGCTCCTGGTCCTGCGGTCATTGCGTTGAAACGACAGAAGCCACTGTATGTGGTGAACATGCACCGCGAAATGCTCAGTGGCGCTCGCAGGAAGAAGGCAGGAGTGCGGTTTGGCTATGTATGCCAGATCAGTGCTCCGATTGACATCCAGCCATTTGCCAACATGCCCGAAAGTCAGGCGATACATGCGCTTTCGCAACGCTGGGTTGATGTCTGGGCGCAGGGAATCGCCGAACATCCAGAAGATTGGCATATGCTGCAGCCGATTTTCCTTGAGGATCTCGATATGTCGCGAATGCATGATGTTCCTGAAAGCATTCAGGCAATGAGCGCAGCATCACATAGGATGTAG
- the ruvC gene encoding crossover junction endodeoxyribonuclease RuvC, with translation MIIFGVDPGLTRCGVGVIEAGKGRRLSFIHVDVIRSDPHTSQDLRLLTIFNGLTAKLDRFKPDAVSIERVFAQSNRNTVLGTAQAAGLAMLAAAQRGVPVALHTPTEAKLAISGNGKADKPQVERMVAAVLGLNALPTPADAADALSIAICHALRPQGALQGGEREQHLTTAQREWAIATQRAAKRGGVRGGM, from the coding sequence GTGATTATCTTCGGCGTTGACCCTGGGCTGACACGCTGCGGGGTCGGCGTCATCGAAGCCGGCAAAGGACGCCGGCTTTCTTTTATTCATGTCGATGTGATTCGTTCTGATCCGCACACTTCGCAGGATTTGCGATTGTTGACCATCTTCAATGGGCTTACAGCCAAGCTGGATCGATTCAAACCCGATGCGGTTTCCATTGAACGCGTGTTTGCCCAATCCAATAGAAATACCGTTCTGGGAACCGCTCAGGCCGCAGGCTTGGCGATGCTTGCAGCAGCCCAGAGAGGCGTTCCGGTGGCGTTACACACCCCTACCGAGGCAAAGCTTGCAATCTCGGGCAATGGGAAAGCCGATAAGCCCCAGGTCGAACGCATGGTTGCTGCGGTTCTGGGACTCAACGCTCTGCCGACGCCCGCAGATGCTGCAGATGCACTGTCGATAGCCATCTGCCATGCCCTGCGTCCGCAAGGTGCTTTGCAAGGTGGAGAGCGCGAGCAGCATCTGACCACAGCGCAACGGGAGTGGGCAATCGCGACGCAGCGGGCAGCGAAACGTGGAGGAGTCCGCGGCGGCATGTAG
- the pgsA gene encoding phosphatidylinositol phosphate synthase has translation MFEQLRRPWKRIIAPIARALVAAGVSANAVTVIGAAGTVVIAIITGITGWLLAGAALMALLVAFDSLDGSVAALTGGGTQFGAFLDSTLDRIADWAVLTGVIIYYFRLLLQGGNSGLSTTMSSLWSHQFWAMLGISSALFSIMTSFVTSYARARAEAEGFEAKNGIATRSDRLVIILVGMALTGAGLPVAVMSCFLLLLALLGIVTVYQRIHVVSTNMSRKPRPMNPAHE, from the coding sequence ATGTTTGAACAGTTGCGACGCCCTTGGAAGCGTATTATCGCCCCCATTGCCAGAGCATTGGTTGCGGCGGGGGTTTCTGCGAATGCGGTTACCGTGATCGGTGCCGCTGGAACGGTCGTCATCGCCATTATCACGGGAATCACTGGCTGGCTGCTTGCTGGTGCCGCTCTGATGGCACTTCTTGTGGCTTTCGACTCTTTGGACGGTTCCGTCGCCGCGCTCACCGGTGGTGGTACGCAATTCGGCGCATTTCTCGATTCGACGCTCGATCGCATAGCTGATTGGGCAGTGCTGACTGGCGTGATCATCTATTACTTCCGTCTGCTGCTGCAAGGCGGCAACAGTGGCCTTTCCACCACGATGTCATCATTGTGGTCGCATCAATTCTGGGCGATGCTTGGCATCAGTTCGGCGCTGTTCTCGATCATGACCTCATTCGTGACCTCATATGCTCGTGCCCGCGCAGAGGCTGAAGGTTTCGAAGCCAAGAATGGCATAGCCACTCGTTCCGATCGACTGGTCATCATACTGGTTGGCATGGCTTTGACCGGTGCAGGACTACCCGTGGCGGTCATGTCATGCTTCCTGCTGCTGTTGGCGCTGCTTGGAATCGTGACTGTCTATCAACGTATTCACGTGGTGTCTACAAACATGAGCCGCAAACCTCGACCCATGAATCCTGCTCATGAATAG
- a CDS encoding adenine phosphoribosyltransferase: MSNTDITIGELNTVGEANAQYVVSLIRSIPDFPKQGILFRDFMPVLSDPRANHLLNEALIKALPVQPDEFDTIAGLEARGFLIGPAMAELTGKGFVAVRKAGKLPPDTLAEDYSLEYGSASIEIERDAIHKGERILLVDDLIATGGSACAARRLIEQAGGIVVGCSFVMELNGLHGREALGLDAVSSLMTMPA; the protein is encoded by the coding sequence ATGTCTAACACGGACATCACCATAGGTGAGCTCAATACGGTTGGTGAGGCGAACGCGCAGTACGTGGTTTCTCTCATTCGCTCGATTCCGGATTTTCCGAAGCAGGGTATTCTTTTCCGAGATTTCATGCCGGTACTCTCAGACCCACGAGCGAACCATCTGCTCAATGAAGCGCTGATCAAGGCGCTACCCGTGCAACCGGACGAGTTCGATACCATTGCGGGATTGGAGGCACGAGGATTTCTTATCGGACCTGCAATGGCTGAGCTTACAGGAAAAGGCTTTGTTGCCGTTCGCAAGGCTGGGAAGCTGCCTCCTGACACCCTTGCAGAGGATTATTCCCTTGAATACGGTTCTGCGAGCATCGAAATCGAGCGCGATGCCATCCACAAGGGGGAACGCATCCTGCTCGTTGACGACTTGATTGCAACGGGAGGGTCTGCATGTGCTGCACGCCGTCTGATCGAACAGGCTGGCGGCATCGTCGTTGGGTGTAGCTTTGTTATGGAGTTGAATGGCCTTCACGGACGTGAGGCGCTGGGATTGGACGCCGTCAGTTCACTGATGACGATGCCTGCATAA
- a CDS encoding YebC/PmpR family DNA-binding transcriptional regulator, protein MSGHSKWATTKHKKAAIDAKRGKLFAKLIKNIEIAARTGGGDPDGNPTLYDAIVKAKKSSVPADNITRAVKRGSGEEAGAANYEDIVYEGYAPGGVGLIIECLTDNRNRAAAEVRSTLTKNGGSLAQNGSVSFNFERKGQIEVPGDGTDYDTVFETAADAGAEDVSDNGDSFTVVTDPSDMVTVRKALQAANIDYDSADLVLNPKTEIDLDEDAARKAVRMTDALDDLDDVQNVYSNWTASDEVLAALDEE, encoded by the coding sequence ATGTCAGGGCATTCCAAGTGGGCGACCACGAAGCACAAAAAGGCTGCCATCGACGCCAAAAGAGGCAAGCTCTTCGCCAAGCTCATCAAGAACATTGAAATAGCAGCACGCACGGGCGGCGGTGATCCTGACGGCAATCCAACTTTGTACGATGCCATCGTCAAGGCCAAGAAGTCGTCAGTTCCCGCAGACAACATCACCAGAGCCGTCAAGCGTGGTTCCGGTGAAGAGGCTGGCGCTGCCAACTATGAGGATATCGTCTACGAGGGCTATGCGCCTGGGGGAGTCGGACTCATCATCGAATGTCTGACGGATAACCGAAACCGAGCTGCAGCCGAAGTGCGTTCAACACTCACCAAGAATGGTGGGTCGCTTGCGCAGAACGGTTCCGTCAGCTTCAACTTCGAGCGCAAGGGGCAGATCGAAGTTCCTGGAGATGGCACCGATTACGACACCGTTTTCGAAACTGCGGCAGATGCCGGTGCCGAGGACGTGTCCGATAACGGCGACAGCTTCACCGTCGTCACCGATCCAAGCGATATGGTCACTGTCCGCAAGGCATTGCAGGCGGCCAACATCGACTATGATTCCGCAGATCTGGTCTTGAATCCCAAGACGGAAATCGATCTGGACGAGGACGCTGCTCGCAAGGCCGTCAGAATGACAGATGCTCTGGATGATCTTGACGACGTGCAGAACGTATATAGCAACTGGACCGCTTCGGACGAGGTTCTCGCGGCACTGGATGAGGAGTAG
- a CDS encoding glycosyltransferase family 4 protein has translation MAIRQVDDAVLKENIDRDPLQGRKLRIGIISPYSFETPGGVQFHIRDFAQELISRGHDVEVLAPGRRTTDMPLWVQTTGNSFSIPYNGSVAHLSYFGMAGVLARKWVRQGHFDIVHLHEPEVPSLSHKPLVMGFEPCPYVATFHAAFDTYPLALRISQSYLRAYLANVRAAICVSDSALDTARHYLRPSTPMHIIPNGINVQYFASATINPDWLGYQDHPTIGFLGRMGEERKGFDVFVRACSLILQHYPHARFLCAGDGESEGRKIIAAIAPDMIDHVEFLGRISDEDKARFYRSLSVYVAPQLGGESFGIVLAEAMAAGCPVVASDLKAFVDISKDGKAASLFHTGEFEDCAHAVETILDDAARSHELSTEGICAAFDYDWSSVADQVLKVYADVLAQ, from the coding sequence ATGGCAATCAGGCAGGTGGACGATGCGGTATTGAAAGAGAATATCGATCGCGATCCATTGCAGGGCCGCAAGCTTCGCATTGGCATCATTTCACCATATTCCTTTGAAACGCCTGGAGGGGTGCAATTCCACATTCGTGATTTCGCCCAGGAATTGATATCGCGCGGGCATGACGTCGAGGTGCTCGCTCCGGGTAGGCGGACGACCGACATGCCACTGTGGGTGCAGACGACCGGCAATTCCTTTTCCATTCCCTACAACGGTTCCGTTGCGCATCTGAGTTATTTTGGCATGGCGGGCGTGCTTGCCCGAAAATGGGTCAGGCAAGGGCATTTCGATATAGTCCATCTGCACGAGCCGGAAGTTCCCAGCCTCAGTCACAAGCCCTTGGTCATGGGCTTTGAACCGTGCCCGTATGTAGCGACCTTCCATGCGGCATTCGACACTTATCCGCTGGCATTGCGCATAAGCCAGTCATATCTTCGCGCATATCTGGCGAATGTGCGGGCGGCAATCTGCGTGAGCGATTCGGCGCTGGATACGGCAAGGCACTATCTACGGCCTTCGACGCCTATGCACATTATTCCCAACGGCATCAACGTGCAGTATTTTGCTTCGGCAACGATCAACCCAGACTGGCTGGGCTATCAAGACCATCCAACCATTGGCTTCCTAGGCAGAATGGGTGAGGAACGCAAAGGATTCGACGTGTTCGTCAGGGCGTGCAGCCTTATTCTGCAGCACTATCCACATGCCCGCTTCCTGTGCGCAGGGGACGGTGAATCGGAAGGTAGAAAGATCATTGCCGCAATAGCGCCCGACATGATCGATCACGTCGAATTCCTGGGCAGAATCTCCGATGAAGACAAGGCGCGGTTCTATCGAAGTCTCAGCGTCTATGTCGCACCCCAGCTCGGAGGTGAAAGCTTCGGCATCGTTCTGGCCGAAGCCATGGCCGCAGGATGCCCCGTCGTGGCATCGGATCTGAAAGCCTTCGTCGACATTTCGAAGGATGGCAAGGCGGCTTCATTATTCCACACGGGCGAATTTGAGGACTGTGCCCACGCGGTGGAGACCATTCTTGATGATGCCGCACGCTCTCACGAACTGTCCACCGAAGGAATCTGTGCCGCCTTCGATTACGACTGGTCAAGCGTTGCAGATCAGGTACTCAAGGTCTATGCAGACGTTCTTGCTCAGTGA
- the yajC gene encoding preprotein translocase subunit YajC codes for MQYLFLIILVVAMAAMMWWQSRKAKQQQGKAKDFRESLQPGKEVSTYSGLLGTIVSVDLEKEQVVIDSEGSQSKWRIQAITEPPVVPAYVHDDEVDENGNPLPQVEDGTVAQPADGTIDTTAVDDAQIPVEAQADASIPDAAADAQSTEPTSKNN; via the coding sequence ATGCAGTATCTTTTCCTCATTATCCTCGTAGTCGCGATGGCAGCAATGATGTGGTGGCAGTCGCGCAAGGCCAAGCAGCAGCAGGGCAAGGCTAAGGACTTTCGTGAATCCTTGCAGCCAGGCAAGGAAGTCTCGACCTATTCAGGTCTGCTCGGCACCATCGTTTCCGTCGATCTTGAAAAGGAACAGGTAGTTATCGATTCCGAGGGTTCGCAGTCAAAGTGGCGCATTCAGGCCATAACTGAGCCACCAGTCGTACCTGCATACGTCCACGACGATGAAGTGGACGAGAACGGCAATCCTCTCCCTCAGGTTGAGGATGGAACCGTTGCGCAGCCTGCAGATGGGACGATTGATACCACTGCCGTCGACGATGCTCAGATTCCCGTCGAGGCACAGGCCGATGCCAGCATTCCCGATGCAGCGGCAGACGCACAGTCCACAGAACCAACGTCCAAGAATAACTGA
- the ruvB gene encoding Holliday junction branch migration DNA helicase RuvB has product MTRKTSNTPAGTPASVPASTEDTRANVGAREDSLKVVSATPLDDENLSDEELRPSTLDGFIGQPRLKAQLGLFLNAARKRDVAPDHILLAGPPGLGKTTLAMIVAKELEVPIRITSGPAIQHAGDLASILSSLEAGEVLFIDEIHRMPRAAEELLYIAMEDFRVDVMVGKGPGASSIPLTLPRFTVIGATTREGMLPSPLRARFGFTAHLDFYPHEELEKLVDRSAGVLRISLGDGAAEELSLRSRGTPRIANRLLRRVRDWAIVHDLDTAGADDVKAALALYQIDSEGLDRLDIAVLKAIVTNFNGGPVGLNNLAAMVGEESETVETVCEPYLVREGFMMRTPKGRVATDKAWRHLGLQPDSNVRELF; this is encoded by the coding sequence ATGACCAGGAAAACATCGAACACACCAGCGGGCACTCCAGCAAGCGTTCCAGCGAGTACAGAGGACACTCGAGCGAATGTCGGAGCGCGCGAGGATTCACTCAAGGTTGTTTCAGCGACACCCTTGGATGACGAGAACCTCAGTGACGAGGAATTACGCCCTTCCACCCTGGATGGCTTCATTGGACAGCCCAGACTCAAGGCGCAGCTCGGTCTCTTCCTCAATGCCGCCAGAAAACGTGATGTGGCACCGGACCACATACTGCTTGCAGGACCTCCAGGACTCGGCAAAACCACGCTGGCAATGATCGTGGCCAAGGAGCTTGAGGTTCCCATCCGCATCACTTCGGGACCGGCAATCCAGCATGCCGGCGATCTAGCTTCGATTCTGAGCTCGCTTGAAGCGGGCGAGGTCCTGTTCATCGATGAAATTCATCGCATGCCCCGTGCCGCGGAGGAACTGCTCTACATTGCCATGGAAGATTTTCGCGTGGACGTCATGGTGGGCAAGGGGCCTGGAGCATCCTCGATTCCCTTGACACTCCCACGCTTCACGGTTATCGGAGCCACAACGCGAGAAGGCATGTTGCCATCACCGTTGCGCGCACGTTTCGGATTCACCGCACATCTGGATTTCTACCCGCACGAGGAATTGGAAAAACTGGTGGATCGTTCCGCAGGCGTGCTCCGCATCAGCCTCGGTGATGGGGCGGCCGAAGAGCTCTCTCTGCGCTCGCGCGGAACACCTCGCATTGCGAACCGTCTGTTGCGAAGAGTCAGGGATTGGGCGATTGTCCATGATCTTGACACTGCGGGTGCTGACGACGTCAAGGCAGCCCTTGCCCTGTATCAGATTGATTCCGAGGGTTTGGACAGGCTTGATATCGCGGTCTTGAAGGCGATTGTCACCAATTTCAATGGTGGACCGGTTGGGCTCAACAATCTGGCTGCCATGGTTGGTGAAGAATCTGAAACGGTAGAGACCGTATGCGAGCCATATTTGGTTCGTGAAGGCTTTATGATGCGAACGCCAAAGGGCCGTGTCGCAACGGATAAGGCATGGCGGCATCTGGGTCTTCAACCGGACAGCAATGTCAGAGAGTTATTCTAA
- the sucC gene encoding ADP-forming succinate--CoA ligase subunit beta: MDLYEYQARELLQEEGIAVPKAIFAQNSHEVARAAQEIGFPCMIKGQVKIGHRGQAGGIKMAEDLDSAILTSEQILPMSIHGHKCSGVLVAEAKNILHEYYVSISLDRDSRDFDVLATAHGGTEVEDIAKNHPEAVKRLHISALEDFDITAATDMAKAIGFYHADVDQAAEILLKMWRTFTKNDATLVEINPLAKIGDPDDESSKSLSALDAKISLDDNAAFRHDGWKRFADPILVDPFEQQAQEHGLHYVHLNGQVGVIGNGAGLVMSSLDAVSGAGEQQNSDVKPANFLDIGGGASAEVMSKSLSIVLSDPQVVSVLVNVYGGITSCKQVAEGIILALNEIVSPKPVVVRFDGNEAAEGLQILSLSGNPRIHVAKTMEEAASTAARLAAQQSTTVSLAGREGL, from the coding sequence ATGGACTTATACGAATATCAGGCGCGAGAGTTGCTCCAAGAAGAGGGGATTGCGGTCCCCAAAGCCATATTCGCTCAGAACTCTCATGAGGTTGCTCGTGCTGCACAAGAAATTGGCTTCCCTTGCATGATCAAAGGTCAAGTCAAGATCGGTCATCGTGGTCAGGCTGGCGGCATCAAGATGGCAGAGGATCTTGACAGCGCAATCCTTACCTCTGAGCAGATTCTTCCCATGAGCATCCATGGGCATAAGTGCAGTGGTGTCTTGGTTGCAGAGGCAAAGAACATCCTTCACGAATACTATGTCTCCATATCGCTCGACAGAGACTCACGCGATTTCGACGTGCTGGCAACCGCACACGGTGGCACGGAGGTCGAGGACATTGCGAAAAACCACCCCGAAGCGGTTAAGCGTCTGCATATCAGTGCCCTTGAGGACTTTGACATCACGGCGGCAACGGACATGGCGAAAGCCATCGGCTTCTATCATGCCGATGTTGATCAAGCTGCTGAGATTCTGTTGAAGATGTGGCGAACCTTCACCAAGAACGATGCAACGCTTGTGGAGATCAACCCACTTGCCAAGATCGGCGATCCAGACGACGAATCCTCGAAGTCCTTGAGCGCCCTGGATGCAAAAATCTCGTTGGATGACAATGCGGCTTTTAGACACGATGGCTGGAAGCGTTTTGCCGATCCGATTCTCGTTGACCCATTTGAACAGCAGGCGCAGGAGCACGGCCTGCATTATGTACATCTCAATGGTCAGGTTGGCGTCATAGGCAACGGAGCGGGATTGGTCATGAGTTCGCTCGATGCCGTGTCAGGAGCGGGCGAACAGCAGAACAGCGATGTGAAGCCTGCAAACTTCCTTGATATAGGCGGTGGTGCTTCGGCGGAGGTTATGAGCAAGAGCCTTTCCATCGTGCTTTCAGACCCACAGGTCGTTTCGGTTCTCGTCAACGTCTATGGCGGCATCACATCCTGCAAGCAGGTTGCCGAGGGCATCATTCTCGCATTGAACGAGATTGTTTCACCCAAGCCCGTGGTCGTTCGGTTCGATGGCAACGAGGCGGCAGAAGGATTGCAGATACTCTCTCTATCCGGCAATCCACGAATTCATGTGGCCAAGACGATGGAGGAGGCTGCATCCACGGCAGCCAGACTGGCGGCTCAGCAGTCGACAACGGTATCTCTTGCTGGAAGGGAAGGTCTGTGA
- a CDS encoding phosphotransferase enzyme family protein produces the protein MALLSVSENATYMLRDANDERFVIRVSRPGYVSGASSIESEMLWVQELDQCSGIKVIQPVPKRDGSLVATVADDSHHVWFCVCTRWIQGEILDIDRQPLNSFFALGSISAQLHEYARSWKPPEWFQRFSWDIPDMIGPRARWGDWSCWPMNSATAQLLALAQRHALDILAEYPRSRDRWGLIHADLRLSNVMYTDDSYTVIDFDDCGYGWFMFDFASSLSMLEHTKDATRLAREWLKGYESVRHLDSDDIAAATALSMLRRLQILGWSQTRGTQALPTEFVTTQLSGTVEVAKKYLNDPLWIVHR, from the coding sequence ATGGCTTTGCTGTCCGTTTCTGAAAATGCCACATACATGCTTCGTGATGCCAACGACGAACGCTTCGTAATACGAGTGTCCCGCCCCGGATATGTTTCTGGAGCCTCCAGCATAGAGTCTGAAATGCTATGGGTTCAGGAGCTTGATCAGTGCTCTGGCATCAAAGTCATTCAGCCAGTGCCTAAACGTGACGGATCTCTTGTGGCAACCGTCGCTGATGACAGTCACCATGTCTGGTTCTGTGTCTGTACCCGTTGGATCCAAGGTGAAATTCTTGACATTGATCGTCAGCCCCTGAACAGTTTCTTCGCCCTCGGTTCCATAAGCGCACAATTGCATGAATATGCGAGAAGTTGGAAACCACCTGAGTGGTTCCAGCGCTTCAGTTGGGACATCCCAGACATGATAGGACCTCGCGCTCGCTGGGGTGACTGGTCGTGCTGGCCTATGAACAGTGCCACTGCGCAGCTGTTAGCGCTGGCTCAGCGCCATGCCTTGGATATACTCGCCGAATACCCAAGGTCCCGTGATCGTTGGGGGCTGATACACGCAGATTTGCGCCTATCAAACGTGATGTATACCGATGATTCCTACACGGTCATAGATTTTGATGATTGCGGATATGGATGGTTCATGTTTGATTTTGCATCGTCCCTGTCAATGCTTGAACACACCAAAGATGCCACACGGCTGGCTCGCGAATGGCTGAAGGGATACGAGAGTGTGCGACACCTGGACTCAGACGACATTGCCGCTGCAACAGCACTATCCATGCTCCGGCGGTTGCAGATATTGGGGTGGTCACAGACGCGCGGGACGCAGGCATTGCCAACTGAATTTGTAACAACACAGTTATCAGGAACGGTTGAGGTCGCCAAAAAGTATCTCAACGATCCCCTGTGGATTGTTCATCGTTGA